In Phenylobacterium hankyongense, the sequence CCCTGGACTCCATGCCGGGCAAGCAGATGGCCATCGACGCCGACCTCTCGGCCGGCCTGATCGACGAGACCGAGGCCAAGAAGCGCCGCAAGGAGCTGGAGCAGGAATCCACCTTCTTCGGGGCCATGGACGGCGCCTCGAAGTTCGTCCGCGGCGACGCCGTCGCCGGCCTGATCATCGTCGCCATCAACGTGATCGGCGGCATCCTGATCGGGGTGATCCAGCACAAGATCCCCATCGGCCAGGCCTTCGCGACCTACACCATCATGACCATCGGCGACGGCCTGGTCAGCCAGATCCCCGCCCTGGTGATCTCGCTCGCCGCCGGCTTCCTGGTCTCCAAGTCCGGGGTCGAGGGCTCCGCCGACAAGGCCCTGGTCACCCAGCTGGCCATGAACCCGATCAGCCTCGGCATGGTCTCGGCCTGCGCCGGCGTGATCGGCTTCGTGCCCGGCATGCCGATGATCCCGTTCGCGGCCATCTCCGTGGCCTCCGGCGTGCTCGCCTGGCGCCGCTCGCAGAAGGTCCCCGAGGCGCCGAACGTCGAGATCCTGCCGAACTCGGCCGAGGACCAGGAAGAGCCGATCTCCCAGACCCTGGCCATCGACGAGATCAAGATCGAGCTGGGCTATGGCCTGCTGGGCCTGATCAACGACCTGGAGGGCCGCCGGCTCACCGACCAGATCAAGGCGCTGCGCCGCACGCTGGCGGCCGACTTCGGCTTCATCATGCCGTCGGTGCGGATCCTCGACAACATGCGCCTGGCCAGCCAGGGCTACTGCATCCGCATCAAGGAGATGGAGGCCGGGACCGGCGAGGTGCGCCTGGGCCACCTGATGGCCATGGACCCGCGCGGCGGCCAGGTGGAGCTGCCCGGCGAGCACGTCCGCGAGCCGGCCTTCGGCCTGCCGGCCACCTGGGTCGACGAGTCCCTGCGCGAGGAGGCCACCTTCCGCGGCTACACCATCGTCGATCCGGCCACGGTGCTGACCACGCACCTGACCGAGATCCTCAAGGAGAACATGCCGGACCTGCTCTCCTACGCCGAGGTGCAGAAGCTGCTGAAGGAGCTGCCGCCGGAGCAGAAGAAGCTGGCCGACGAGCTGATCCCCAGCGCCGTCACCATGACCACGGTGCAGCGTGTGCTGCAGGCGCTGCTGCGCGAGCGGGTCTCGGTCCGCGACCTGCCGGCGATCCTCGAAGGCGTCGGCGAGGCCGCGCCGCACACCCATTCGGTGACCAACCTGGTGGAGCAGGTGCGCACCCGCCTGGCCCGCCAGCTCTGCTTCGCCTACCGCGGCGACGACGGCGCCCTGCCGATCATCACCCTGACGCCGGAATGGGAGATGGCCTTCTCCGAGGCGCTGGTCGGGGCCGGCGAGGAAAAGCAGCTGGCGCTGGCCCCGTCGCGCCTGCAGGACTTCATCCGCGGCGTGCGCGACAGCTTCGAGCGCGCGGCGCTGAGCGGCGAGAGCCCGGTGCTGCTGACCAGCCCCGCCATCCGCCCCTACGTGCGCTCGATCATCGAGCGCTTCCGCGGCCAGACCCCGGTGATGAGCCAGAACGAGATCCATCCGCGGGCGCGTCTGAAGACCGTCGGCACCATCTAGTCCTGCGACAGGTCAGGGCGCCCCCGGCCCGGGGCGCGACGTCTGCGTCGTTGCAGGCGGGCGGCGCGGCTGGTAGCGGTTCCTCGAAGGGGCGAGACAGCTCCGTGAGTCTTGGGAATCGGATGCGGCGACCTCTCAACAGACCTCAGGGCACGGGCGCGGCGATCCTCTGGGATCTGCTCACCTTCGAGCGCCTGATGACCAACTCGGTCATCCACCTGATCTACTGGGCCGGCCTGGGCATCATCGTGCTCGGCGCGTTCGGCACGATCGGCGCCGCGGTCGGCGTGGCGATCCGCGACCCGTTCCCGTTCGGCCTCCTGATGGCCATCCCGGTGGTGGTCGGCGGCCTGCTGGTGATGGCCGCCCTGGTGCTGCTGTGGCGCTCGTTCTGCGAGTTCTACGTGGCGATCTTCCGGATCAGCGACGACCTCAGCGCGCTTCGCCAGGACGTCGAAGCCGAACGCGCGCGGCTGAAGACCAAGGGCTGAGCGTCCTCGGCCGACGCTAGAGCTCCAGCAGCGTCTCGAACCCGCCATAGATCAGGCGCTTGCCGTCGAACGGCATGGCCGCCGGATCCTGCTTCAGCCGCGGGTCCGCCATCACCTTGGCGTTGATGGCGTCACGCTGCGCGCGGGACTCGTAGACGATCCACGAGAAGATCACCGTCTCGTCGTCCTTGGCCTGCACGGCGCGGGGGAAGGAGGTGAGTTCGCCCTGGGGCACGTCGTCGCCCACGCATTCCACGTAGGCGAGCGCCCCGTGTTCCTTCCAGACCTCGCCGGCGGTCCGCGCGACGGCCTTGTAGGCCTCCAGGTTCTGCTTCGGGACCGCCAGAACGAAACCGTCGACATAGGGCATGGGAGCCTCCTTTGCGTGCGCTCGCACTAAGGACGCCCAGCCGGGCCGCGATCCGACAAAGGTGCGTTACCGGCCGCCGGACGCCTTGCGCAGGCCCAGCTCGTCGAGGGCCGCGGTTTCCCGCCGGCCGGCTTCCTTGATCTCCAGCAGGCGGGCCTGTTCGGCGATCTGCTCGTACTTCTTCTGCTCCTCGAAGGCCTGGGCCAGCGCGTCGCGCGCCCCCTGCTCCTCGAGCGCGATGGCCTCGATGTCGGCCTGCACCAGCGCCTTGCGCGCCCTGAGCGCGTCGAGATAGCCGATCAGCCGCCAGCCGTTCTCCGGATCGTTCTGCGCGGCCTGGGTCTCGGCCTCGCCCTCGGCGGTCAGCATCGCCAGCCGCATCTGCGCGTGCATCCGCCGGTCGGCGATCTCCGCCAGCCGCTTCTGCAGGGTCTCCACCTCGTAGGTGGAGAGCTTGATCAAGGATTTCGCCCAGCTCATGCGGCCTCATTCAGGATCTGGCTGAGGGCCGCGAACGAGCTCTCCAGGCCGGTGGACTCGTCCTTGTCCTGGGTCAGGAAGGCTTCGAGGGCGGGGTTGAGCTGGATCGCGCGGTCGACCTGCGGGTCGGCGCCGGCGCGGTAGGCCCCGATGCGGATCAGCTCTTCCATGTTGGAGTAGGCGGACAGCGACCGGCGCGCGGCGGTGACGATCTCCCGCTCGTGCGGGTGGTGGCAGCCGGGCATGGTCCGGCTGATGGACTTCAGCACGTTGATCGCCGGAAAGCGCCCGCGCTCGGCGATCGAACGCTCCATGACGATGTGGCCGTCGAGGATGCCGCGCACGGCGTCGGCGATCGGTTCGTTGTGGTCGTCGCCGTCCACCAGCACGGTGAAGATGCCGGTGATCGGCCCGGCCCGGGTGCCGTCCGGCCGGATCGGTCCGGGGCCCGCCCGCTCCAGCAGCTTCGGCAGCTCGGTGAAGACGGTTGGCGTATAGCCCTTGGTGGTCGGCGGCTCGCCGGCCGCGAGGCCGATCTCCCGCTGGGCCATGGCGAAGCGGGTGACCGAGTCCATCATGCACAGCACCTCGAGGTCCTGGTCGCGCAGGAACTCGGCGATGGCCAGCGTCATGTAGGCCGCCTGGCGCCGCTTCAGCGCCGGCTCGTCGGAGGTGGCCACCACCACCACGGCCCGCTTCAGCCCCTCCTCGCCCAGGGTCTCCTCGATGAACTCGCGCACCTCGCGGCCCCGCTCGCCGATCAGGCCGACCACCACCGCGTCGCACTCGGCGTTCTTGGCCAGCATCGACAGCAGCACCGACTTGCCGACGCCGGAGCCGGCGAACACGCCCAGCCGCTGGCCGCGGCAGCAGGTGGTGAAGACGTTCATGGCGCGCACGCCCACGTCCATCCGCTCGCCCACCCGGTCGCGGGCGTGGGCGGCCGGCGGGGCGGCGCGCATCGGATAGCCGACCTGGCCCTGCGGCAGAGGGCCCTTGCCGTCGATCGGCTCGCCGAAGGAATCGATGATCCGGCCCAGCCACGCCTTGGTCGGCCGCACCGCCGAGCCACGGGGCTCGATGCGGATCTGCGCGCCGGGGGCGACGCCCTCCACCGGGCCGAACGGCATCAGCAGGGCGCGGGTCTCGCGAAAGCCCACCACTTCGGCGGCCACCGGCGCATCGCCCAACCGGTCGATCTCGGCGCGCGCGCCCACCGCCAGCCGCGAGAGCCCGCCGCGGGCCTCGATCAGCAGGCCGTTCACCGCGGCGACGCGGCCCGAGACGGTCAGGGGGTCGAGCCGCTCGATGGCGGCCACGAGATTCTGCACGAAATACGCCCTCGGACTTGGGCCGGCAGAATCCCTCGCGCCGCCTTAAGAGGGTGTGAAGACGCGGGCCGCCCTCCCCCTTCGGGGGAGCCTCAGCTCAGCGCGCGGGCCAGCTTCAGGGCCTGGCGCGGGCGCCGCGCGGCGAGCCTGGCCGTGGTCAGCGGACGCCGCGCGACCGCCCGCACGACCAGCGGCCGGACGGCGCTGCGGATTACCGGCCGGGCCACGGCGGCCAGCCGGCCGCGGCCGTACCAGGCGCTCGCCGCCGCCAGGGCCACCAGCCCCGCCCCGACCAGCAGGCCGCGGTGCTTCTGGGCCTCGGTGTAGAAGCTGAGGCGCCGGCCGCTGGCGCTCACCGACATCCGGCCCAGCGCATGGCTGGCCGCATAGAGGGCGGCGGCGGCGATCACGTCGGCGGCGGCCTGCGGCTGTACGCCGCGGGGCAGGCGGATCTCGGTCAGCGACACCGGCGCGCGGGCGAGTTCACGCCGAAGCGTCCGGGACAGGTTGGGCGCGGCCGGCGTCAGGTTGACCACCGCGCCGCCGCCGGGTCGGCCGCGGAAGTGCCGGGCCGCCTCGCGCGCGCCGTTGGCGGCGGCCAGTTCATGGCTCTCTGGCCCATTGATCCAGGTGTCGAAGCCGCCGAACCGCGCCACCGCCGCGCGCGCGATGCGCCCCGCGGCCTCGGGATCGGCCAGGTCGCCGGCCACCGCATGGGCGCGGCCGCCCTCGGCGTTGATGGCCTCCGCCGCCTGGCGAAGCGCGGTCTCCCCGTGCCCGGTCAGCACCACGGCCGCGCCCGCCTGGGCGGCGCGGCGGGCGATCGCCAGCCCGGTTGCGCCGCTGGCCCCCGCGACGATGACGACCTGCTGGGCGAGCGGCTTCAACTTGGCGCGCATCGGGACTCCTCGGATGGCGGGATGGCCTGGCTCAACGATCCCCGCCTACAGCCCGTTCCCATCCCTCGCACTCGGGGCGCCGCGTTCAGGGCCGCCGCGTTCGGGGGCCAAGTCCAATCACAAAAGATTCAACGGCGCTGCCGCACGCGGCGGGAACGGTACCGCTTGAACGGGAATCTCAAATCAGATTAACGATTCGGGCGAGAGAGACACCAGCTATTAACCAGTCTTAAATTAACTCGCTGGCAAGTTAACAGCGAGCGTCGGGGCGGATTCCTAGAATTAGCCGGACGTCGCGTCGCCACAGTAGGAGAGCAGAATGCGCGTACTGTTGATCGAGGACGACAGCGCGACCGCGCAAAGCATCGAACTGATGCTCAAGTCGGAAGGATTCAACGTCTATACCACCGACCTCGGTGAGGAAGGCGTCGATCTGGGCAAGATCTACGACTATGACCTGATCCTGCTCGATCTGAACCTGCCCGATATGAGCGGCATGGACGTGCTGCGCACCCTGCGGGTCGGCAAGATCAACACCCCGATCATGATCCTGTCGGGCTCGGCCGAGATCGACACCAAGGTGAAGACCTTCTCGGGCGGCGCCGACGACTACATGACCAAGCCCTTCCACAAGGACGAGCTGGTGGCCCGCATCCATGCGGTGGTCCGCCGGTCCAAGGGCCACGCGCAATCGGTCATCAAGACCGGCGACATCCTCGTCAACCTCGACGCCAAGACCGTGGAAGTGAACGGCCTGCGCGTGCACCTGACGGGCAAGGAATACCAGATGCTGGAGCTGCTCTCGCTCCGGAAGGGCACGACGCTGACCAAGGAGATGTTCCTCAACCATCTCTACGGCGGCATGGACGAGCCGGAACTGAAGATCATCGACGTGTTCATCTGCAAGCTGCGCAAGAAGCTGGCCGCGGCGGCCGAGGGCAAGCACCACATCGAAACCGTCTGGGGCCGCGGCTACGTGCTGCGCGACCCGCAGGAAGCCCAGGTCGCGGCCTGATCGCCGCCGACTGACGGCAAAGAGACCAACGCCCGCCCTCACCGGCGGGCGTTTTCGTTTGCGCCTCCGCAGCCTTCGCTTCGGCGGAGGAGCGGGCTAACGTACGGCAAAGCTCCTCGGGAGGGACGACGTCATGGGACGAGTGCTCGCGCTGGCCGCGGCCTTGATGCTGAGCGCCGTCCTGACGTGGGTCGCGGTGCAGCCGCCGCAGCCGCAGCCGGCCAGCGCGCCGGCGAGCGCCTTCTCCGCCGCGCGGGCCATGACCATCGTGCGGGCCATCGGCTCGACGCCCCACCCCATCGGCTCCGCCGCCAACCACGCCGTGCGCGACGAGCTTGTGGCGCGGATGGGCGCGCTCGGCCTGTCGCCCCAGGTGCGGCCCGGCGAGGGGCTGCAGCAGCCCAAATGGCTGGGCGGCGCGCTGGTCGGCGGCACGGTGGAGAATATCGTCGGGGTCCTGCCGGGCCGTGACCGCGCGGCGCCCGCAGTGGCGCTGATGGCCCACTACGACAGCGTCCCCGGCTCCCCCGGGGCCGCCGACGACGCCGCCGGCGTGGCCACGGCGCTGGAGGCGGTCCGCGCCATCAAGGCCCGCGGCGTCCCGGCGCGCGACGTCATGGTGGTGCTCACCGACGGCGAGGAGGCGGGCCTCTTGGGCGCCAACGCCTTCTTCCGTCGCGATCCCTTGGCGAGGCGCGTCGGCTTCCTGTTCAACATGGAGGCGCGTGGCGGCGGCGGCCGGGTGCAGATGTTCCAGACCGGCGAAGGCAATGGCGGCACGATCGATCTGCTGCGGCGGACCGCGGCGCGGCCGCAGGCCTCCTCGCTCACCGGCTTCGTCTACGCCCAGATGCCCAACGACACCGACTTCACCGAGGCCCGCAAGGCCGGGGACGCGGGCCTCAACTACGCCTTCATGGGCCGCCAGTTCGACTACCACTCGCCCACCTCGACGCCGGCCAACCTGGAGGTCGGCACGCTGCAGGACATGGGCGACCAGGTGCTCTCCACCGCCGGCGCGGCCGCCTTCGCGCCCGCCCTGCCGCCGAAGACGCCGGACGTGGTCTACGGCCAGGTGTTCGGCGACCTGATCCTCGCCTACCCGCCGGCGATGGGCTGGCTGGTGCTGGCCGCCGCCGCCGGCCTGATCGCGCTCGCCGTGGTCCGCGCACGGCGGCTGGAGGCCTTTCCGTGGATGGACGCGGTCCGCGGCGCCGGCGCCCTGCTCTACGGCGTGGCCTGCGCCATCGCCGTGCTGCACGTGGCCCGCCAGGCGACCGGGGCGGCCGTCGGCTTCCTCGAGCAACGGGTGCTGCTGGCCCAGGTGACCCGCTGGGAGATCGCCCTGGTCCTGCTGGGCCTGGGGGTGATGATCTTCGCCTCGGCCGAGGCGGCGCGCGGCCGGCGGCTGACCGCCAGCCTGCTGCCGCTGGCGGCGGGGCTCGGCAGCTGCATCTTCGTAGAGGGTGTCGACGCGGTGGGCCTGGGCGCCGGCGTCATCGCCGCGCTCATCGCCCTCGCGGTGTTCAGCCGCCGCATCAGCCGCCCCGGCGCCTGGACCGGCGTGCTGGCCCTGGGGCTGGCGGTCGCCGTCGTCGCCCAGGCGCTCGCCCCGCCCGCCGCCTACGTGTTCGCCTGGCCCCTGGCGCTGGCCGCCCTGGCCGCGGCGGCGACCGCCATGGGCGCGCGGCGCGGCTATGGCGCCCTGGCCGCGCTGGCGCTGCTGGCGATCGTCGGCCTGGTCTGGACCGGCGGCCTCGCGCACTCCGCCTACCTCGCCCTCGACCTGCCCGAGCTCCTGGCGCTGCCGATGTTCCTGGCCGCCCTGCTGGTCTGGCCGCTGGCGCAGCCGGAGGAAGGCGCACCCCCGGCCCGGCTGGTGGGCCCGGCCCTGATCGCCGCCGGCGTCGTGGCGCTGCTGCTGGTGCGCCTCGATCCGCCGTGGGACGCCCGCCATCCGCAGGTGAGCTACGTGCTCTTCCACATCGACCAGGACGCCGGCCGCGCCTGGCGGGTCGACGCCGCTCCCGCGCGGACCGCCTGGACGGACGCCGCGCTGAAGGCCGACGGCGGCGCGATCGCCAGCTACCGGCACTGGGCGCTGCACGGCCTGGAGCGCGCCGCGCCGGCCCCCTTCGTGCAGACCCCCGCGCCCAGCCTCACCCTGGAGCGGTCGGCGGACGGCCGCCTCGTGCTGCATGCGGCAGCCCCGCCCGGCGCGCGGGTCCTCGACCTGCGGCTGAGGCCGGACACGCCGGTGACCGCGCTGAGCGTGAACGGCGTGCCGGCGCGCCTCGTGCTGAAGCCGGGAGCCTGGACCCGCCTGACCTGGAGCGCCGCCGCGCCGGCGATCGACCTGGTGCTGCAGCCCGGCGGTCCGGGACGGCTGGAGGTGCGCTATGCGGCCGCCGCCGAGCGCTGGCCGACAGGCGTCGCGCCGCTGCCGAAGCGGCCCGCCGACGTCATGCCGTTCGATCTCTCGGACTCCACCCTGGTCACCGGTTCGCGCCAGCTGGCTTGGTGATCGGCGCGGTTTTGGCTAAGCCCGGCGCATGAGCGACGTCGTCATCTATCACAACCCCGCCTGCGGGACCTCGCGCAACACCCTGGCCCTGCTCCGCGAGAAGGGGCTTGAGCCCCGGGTCGTCGAGTACCTCAAGGAGGGCTGGACCCGCGATCAGCTGCAAGACCTGCTGCAGCGCATGGGCCAGTCGGCGCACGACATCCTGCGGGTGCGCGGAACGAACGCCGACGAACTGGGATTAACCGACCCCAACGCTTCCGACGAGGCCCTGATCGCCGCCATGATCGTCGCGCCGGTACTGGTGAATCGCCCCATCGTCGTGACCCCGAAGGGCGCGGCGCTGTGCCGGCCGCCCGAACTGGTCCTGGGCCTGCTCTGAAGCGTGACAAAACGACCAAGCGTAGCCCAGGTCGTTTGCAGTCATGGTTGTTTCGCCTGGGGAGGCGCTGGAAATCTGACTCTGCCGTGGCGATGCCTTAACCGTGCGTCGGCAAGTATGGGGGCGTGATGCAAGACCTCGAGCCGCAACCTCTGACCGCGCGCGCCCAGGCCGCGCGCCTCGCGCCCCAGGCCCTGCTCTGCGGCGGCGTCCTGCTCGCCGCCCTGGTGGTCTGGAAGGCTGGCGACGTCACCGCCTCCAGGCCTGCCGCCCCGCCGCCGCTGTCGCCGGCCGCCGTCGCCGCCCTGCAGCACGCCGCCTTCACCCAGTCCGAAGCCCGGCCCGGCTTCGCCCGCCCGCAGAACGTGGCGCTGAAGATCCAGCCCGGCGAGACCTTCGAAGCCGCCGTGCAGCGCGCCGGCATCGCCCCGGAGGAGGCCCGGCAGGCTGTCGCCACCCTCGCCCAGGCCATGGACACCGTGCACATCAAGGCCGGCATGGCCTTCGACGCCGCCATCGCCCGTCCGAACGCCGCCGCTCCGAACGCCGCCATGGCCCCGGCCCGGCTGATCGGCCTGGCGCTGCGCACCGGCCCGGCCAGCGCCATCACCCTGTCGCGCACCTTCGACGGCGCGCTGCGCCTGCGCGAGCTGGACGAGAAGATCCGCGACGACACCGTCGCCACCAACGGCCAGATCCAGGGCTCGCTGTTCGAAAGCGCCGCCAAGCTCGGCGCCACGCCCACCATCACCGCCCAGGTGGTCAAGCTGTTCTCCCACAAGCTCGACTTCCAGCGCGACATCCAGCCGGGCGACGCGTTCAAGCTGGTGTTCGACCGCAAGGTCACCGAGAGCGGCCGCACCGTGGAGACCGGCGACCTGGAATACGCCGAGCTGCACGGCGTGAAGTTCTACCGCTTCGAGCGCGGCCACGGCGAGGCCGAGTACTTCGACGAGTTCGGTAAGAACATCAAAGGCTTCCTGCTACGCACCCCGGTCGACGGCGCCCGGATCACCTCGCTGTTCGGCCTGCGCAAGCATCCGGTGCTGGGCTACACCCGCGCCCACCAAGGCATCGACTTCGGCGCCGGGACCGGCACGCCGATCCTGGCGGCCGGCGACGGCGTGGTGCTGGAGGCGCGCCGCTGGGGCGGCTACGGCAACTGGCTGCGCATCCGCCACACCGGCGGCTGGGACACCGGCTACGGCCACATCTCCCGCTACGCCGCGGGGATCAGGCCCGGCATGCACGTCCGCCAGGGACAGCTGGTGGCCTATGTTGGCGCCACGGGCCTCGCGACCGGGCCGCACCTGCACTACGAGATCTGGAAGAACGGCCAGCGGGTGAACCCGGTCGGCGCCAAGGTGCCGCAGGGCACCGTCCTGGCCGGCGGCGAGCTCTCCCAGTTCAAGGCCCAGAAGGCCCGCATCGACGGCCTGCTGAAGGACGGCGCGCCGCAGCCGCGGGCGCTGGCCATGGCGGACAGCGGCTCGCTGAGCCGCTGAGCGTGACGAAGTTGCTCCCCCGCCGGGGGAGCTGTCAGCGAAGCTGACTGAGGGGGGAGGTCGGCGCTGACCCCCTCCGGCGCTTCGCGCCACCTCCCCCGAAGGGGAGGAACTCCCGCAGCGTCAGGCGTCGAAGACGATGACCGAGCGGGCCAGCTCGCCGCGCTTCATGTCCTCGAAGCCTTCGTTGACCTGCTCCAGCTTGATGCGCTGGGAGATCATCTGGTCGAGCTTCAGCTTGCCCGACATGTAGAAGTCGACGAACCGCGGCATGTCGACCGGGAAGCGGTTGGAGCCCATCAGCGAGCCCTGCAGCTTCTTCTCGCCCAGGAACGCCGCGCCCATCACGCTGACCATCTGACCGACCGGGATCATGCCGATGATGTTGGCGGTGCCGCCGCGGCGCAGCATGTTGAAGGCCTGCTCGGCGGTCTTGGCCATGCCGATGGCCTCGAACGCGTGGTGCACGCCGCCCTTGGTCATCTCGATCACTTCCTTGACCGCGTCGGTCTGGGAGGCGTCGATGAAGTCGGTGGCCCCGAACTCCATGGCCAGGTTGCCCTTGGAGGCGACCATGTCGATGGCGATGATCCGGCTGGCGCCGGCGATCGCCGCGCCGTTGATCGCCGACAGGCCGACGCCGCCGCAGCCGATCACCGCCACGGTCTCGCCGGGGCGGACGTTGGAGGTGTGGATCGCCGCGCCCACGCCGGTGGTCACCGAGCAGCCGATCAGGGCGGCGCGGTCGAGCGGCATGTCCGGGCGGATCGCCACGCAGGCGTGCTCGTGGATCAGCATCTGCTCGGCGAAGGACGACAGGTTCAGGAACTGCATCATCGGCCCGTTCGGGGCGGTCAGCCGCGGCTCCTCGTCCTTGCCGCGCTTGGTGTCGGGCGAGACGCACAGGCTCATGTGGCCGGTGAGGCAGAATTCGCAGTGGCCGCAGAACGCCGACAGGCAGGTGATCACGTGGTCGCCCGGCTTCACCGTGCGGACCTCGGAGCCGACCATCTCCACCACGCCGGCGCTCTCGTGGCCGAGCACGGCCGGCAACGGGTGGGGATAGGAGCCTTGCATGAAGTGCAGGTCGGAGTGGCAGAGACCGGCGGCGGCGGTGCGGATCAGCACCTCGTGCGGCCCCGGCTTGTTGATCTGGACTTGCTCGATCTGAAGCGGCTTGCCCACTTCGCGCAGCACGGCGGCCTTCATGGCGATCTCCCCAACGGCGCCCGCTCGACGTCGGGGCCTTTTGCCTCGAAGCCCGGGTGCGGCCCAGGCCTTCGTCACATGTCTTATCGCCGTTCAGATGGGACGGCCAAGCGGTTTTGCGGAAAACCGGTCGACAGGCCGAAGCCGGTTCCGCATGACAGGATCAGCGCTCCGCCGGAGGCCCGATGGACGACCCGCAGCCGAAAGCCAGCTCCGCGTTGGAGGTGTTTCTCGTCTTCCTGCGCCAGGGGCTGACCGCCTTCGGCGGCCCGGTCGCCCACCTGGGCTATTTCCGCCGCGAGTTCGTCGAGCGCCGCGGCTGGCTGTCCGAAGCCGCCTTCGCCGACCTCCTGGCGCTCTCGCAGTTCCTGCCGGGCCCCGCCTCCAGCCAACTGGGCATGGCCATCGGCCTGCGGCGCGCCGGCCTCGCCGGGGCGCTGGCCGCCTGGCTGGGCTTCACCCTGCCGGCCGGCGCCGCGATGATCGCGCTCGGCTACCTGGCGCCCAGGCTCACCGAAGACTGGGGCTCAGGCTTCATCCACGGCCTGAAGATCGCCGCCGCCGCCGTGGTGGCCCAGGCGCTGATCGCCATGGC encodes:
- the arsC gene encoding arsenate reductase (glutaredoxin) (This arsenate reductase requires both glutathione and glutaredoxin to convert arsenate to arsenite, after which the efflux transporter formed by ArsA and ArsB can extrude the arsenite from the cell, providing resistance.), producing MSDVVIYHNPACGTSRNTLALLREKGLEPRVVEYLKEGWTRDQLQDLLQRMGQSAHDILRVRGTNADELGLTDPNASDEALIAAMIVAPVLVNRPIVVTPKGAALCRPPELVLGLL
- a CDS encoding M23 family metallopeptidase, whose product is MQDLEPQPLTARAQAARLAPQALLCGGVLLAALVVWKAGDVTASRPAAPPPLSPAAVAALQHAAFTQSEARPGFARPQNVALKIQPGETFEAAVQRAGIAPEEARQAVATLAQAMDTVHIKAGMAFDAAIARPNAAAPNAAMAPARLIGLALRTGPASAITLSRTFDGALRLRELDEKIRDDTVATNGQIQGSLFESAAKLGATPTITAQVVKLFSHKLDFQRDIQPGDAFKLVFDRKVTESGRTVETGDLEYAELHGVKFYRFERGHGEAEYFDEFGKNIKGFLLRTPVDGARITSLFGLRKHPVLGYTRAHQGIDFGAGTGTPILAAGDGVVLEARRWGGYGNWLRIRHTGGWDTGYGHISRYAAGIRPGMHVRQGQLVAYVGATGLATGPHLHYEIWKNGQRVNPVGAKVPQGTVLAGGELSQFKAQKARIDGLLKDGAPQPRALAMADSGSLSR
- a CDS encoding Zn-dependent alcohol dehydrogenase, which translates into the protein MKAAVLREVGKPLQIEQVQINKPGPHEVLIRTAAAGLCHSDLHFMQGSYPHPLPAVLGHESAGVVEMVGSEVRTVKPGDHVITCLSAFCGHCEFCLTGHMSLCVSPDTKRGKDEEPRLTAPNGPMMQFLNLSSFAEQMLIHEHACVAIRPDMPLDRAALIGCSVTTGVGAAIHTSNVRPGETVAVIGCGGVGLSAINGAAIAGASRIIAIDMVASKGNLAMEFGATDFIDASQTDAVKEVIEMTKGGVHHAFEAIGMAKTAEQAFNMLRRGGTANIIGMIPVGQMVSVMGAAFLGEKKLQGSLMGSNRFPVDMPRFVDFYMSGKLKLDQMISQRIKLEQVNEGFEDMKRGELARSVIVFDA